The Pseudofrankia sp. DC12 region CACAGCGACTTGGCGTACCCGTCACGCAGCTCGCCGGCCCCGCGGTACATCCGGGTGACGGCGAGGTCGGTCCCGTCGGCGACGACGCCCCGCCCGCCGGCCAGCTTGACCGCCCGCAGCAGCGCGATGTCCTCCAGCACCTCGGCGCGTACCGAGGCATGCCCACCGGCCCGCCGGTAGGCGGTGGCGTCGACGCACAGCAGCTGGCCGTTCGCGGCCGACAGCGAGCCACGGTGGGAGCGTTCGGCCGCCCGCAGCGGGAGCAGTGCCAGGAACGACCACTGCAGCAGCGGCTGGACCAGCCGTTCCAGGGCGCTGACCGCCTCCTGACGCGGGTAGGGGCAGACCAGGTCGAGCCCGGTGTCGCGCAGCAGCGCGACCGTGCGGGCCAGCGCGTCCGGTTCGAGCGTCACGTCCGCGTCGACGAACACCAGCACGTCACCGGTGGCCGCCGCGGCGGCCTGGGCGCAGGCGTGCGGCTTGCCGAGCCAGCCCGCCGGCGGCCCGTCCCCGCGCTGGAGGACGACCCGGGGGTCCGCGACGGCGAGTTCCTGCGCGATCGCGCCGGTCGCGTCGTGGGAGGCGTCGTCGTGGACGAGGACCTCGAGGTTCGGGACGTCGGTCGAGGCGAGCACGGCCATGAGGCAGGGACCGATCCGCTCGGCCTCGTCGCGGGCCGGCAGCAGCACGCTCACCCGTTCGGTGACCGGCCGTGACGGTGGCGGCCGCAGCCACAACCGGGC contains the following coding sequences:
- a CDS encoding glycosyltransferase, which encodes MATAARGAVWSGSAGAALVAVHATVNARLWLRPPPSRPVTERVSVLLPARDEAERIGPCLMAVLASTDVPNLEVLVHDDASHDATGAIAQELAVADPRVVLQRGDGPPAGWLGKPHACAQAAAAATGDVLVFVDADVTLEPDALARTVALLRDTGLDLVCPYPRQEAVSALERLVQPLLQWSFLALLPLRAAERSHRGSLSAANGQLLCVDATAYRRAGGHASVRAEVLEDIALLRAVKLAGGRGVVADGTDLAVTRMYRGAGELRDGYAKSLWAAGGGHPTASAAQLGLLGWLFVLPALAALRGSRAGLAGYLAGVAGRLVAAGASGGRSWPDAAAHPLSVGALAWLTGLSWWRHRRGTLRWKGRPVR